The proteins below are encoded in one region of Salvelinus namaycush isolate Seneca chromosome 39, SaNama_1.0, whole genome shotgun sequence:
- the LOC120032924 gene encoding fibroblast growth factor 8b-like, which translates to MKKYLTYFNMRLRTSRLGYLLLQFLALCFYTQSHSPPPNFKHHVNEQCRLSDRMSRRLIRTYQLYSRTSGKHVQVLGNKKVNAMGDDGAVHAKLVVETDTFGSRIRIKGAKTGYYICMNKTGKLIGKRKGRGKDCIFTEIVLENNYTALQNAKYEGWYMAFTRKGRPRKASRTKQHQREAHFMKRQPRGHLLGVTQPFDALPLPVVPFHPRRTKHTHHHSSGAH; encoded by the exons ATGAAGAAATATTTGACTTATTTCAATATGAGGCTTAGAACATCGAGATTAGGCTACCT GTTACTTCAGTTCTTAGCGCTGTGTTTTTACACACAG TCCCACTCCCCACCTCCTAATTTCAAGCACCATGTGAACGAGCAGTGCCGGTTGTCTGACCGAATGAGCCGCCGGTTGATTCGGACCTACCAGCTCTACAGCCGGACCAGCGGCAAACATGTCCAGGTTCTGGGCAATAAGAAAGTGAATGCCATGGGCGACGACGGAGCTGTGCACG CCAAACTTGTGGTGGAGACGGACACGTTTGGTAGTCGTATTCGGATCAAAGGAGCAAAGACTGGCTACTACATCTGCATGAACAAGACGGGGAAATTGATTGGCAAG CGGAAGGGTCGCGGCAAAGACTGCATCTTCACAGAGATCGTTCTGGAGAACAACTACACTGCTCTCCAGAACGCTAAATATGAGGGCTGGTACATGGCCTTCACACGCAAAGGAAGGCCCCGCAAGGCCTCCAGGACCAAGCAACACCAGAGGGAGGCCCACTTCATGAAACGCCAGCCCAGGGGCCACCTCCTGGGTGTCACCCAGCCCTTTGATGCCCTCCCCCTCCCTGTGGTCCCCTTCCACCCTCGGAGGACTAAACATACCCATCACCACAGCTCAGGGGCCCACTGA
- the LOC120032835 gene encoding protein DPCD-like isoform X3 — protein MAVQSWSALLKASTKTALIHDVRKWRSKSTLKGQGPWEIEVGEPVPSTVPCLESDVIKENCSNPVFMRKDTKTSFLWRVRNLPYPKEVYNISVEPDQRCCILRTNNKKYYKKFNVPDLNRSQLPLDSSALNFTHANNTLIVSYKKPKEILTLEHELLREVKKLKGTNEGDVDCKTQ, from the exons ATGGCTGTGCAGAGCTGGTCAGCTCTCCTAAAAGCATCCACGAAAACCGCTTTAATACACGATG TACGAAAGTGGCGTTCAAAAAGCACCTTGAAGGGACAGGGACCATGGGAGATAGAAGTCGGAGAGCCAGTCCCATCTACTGTACCCTGTTTGGAATCAGATGTTATCAAGGAAAACTGTTCAAAC CCTGTATTTATGCGCAAAGACACAAAGACCAGTTTCCTGTGGAGAGTCCGGAACCTTCCGTACCCCAAAGAGGTCTACAACATTTCAGTGGAGCCTGATCAACGATGCTGCATCTTACGAACAAATAACAAAAA GTACTACAAGAAGTTTAATGTTCCTGATCTGAACCGAAGCCAGCTGCCATTGGATAGTTCCGCGCTCAACTTCACCCACGCCAATAACACGTTAATTGTCAGT TACAAGAAGCCCAAGGAGATATTAACGCTTGAGCACGAGCTACTCCGGGAGGTAAAGAAACTGAAGGGAACCAATGAAGGGGACGTCGACTGCAAAACTCAATGA
- the LOC120032835 gene encoding protein DPCD-like isoform X2, with translation MAVQSWSALLKASTKTALIHDDGKEMAEEYDLTTDELIVRKWRSKSTLKGQGPWEIEVGEPVPSTVPCLESDVIKENCSNPVFMRKDTKTSFLWRVRNLPYPKEVYNISVEPDQRCCILRTNNKKYYKKFNVPDLNRSQLPLDSSALNFTHANNTLIVSYKKPKEILTLEHELLREVKKLKGTNEGDVDCKTQ, from the exons ATGGCTGTGCAGAGCTGGTCAGCTCTCCTAAAAGCATCCACGAAAACCGCTTTAATACACGATG ATGGGAAAGAAATGGCAGAAGAATATGACTTGACAACAGATGAGCTCATTG TACGAAAGTGGCGTTCAAAAAGCACCTTGAAGGGACAGGGACCATGGGAGATAGAAGTCGGAGAGCCAGTCCCATCTACTGTACCCTGTTTGGAATCAGATGTTATCAAGGAAAACTGTTCAAAC CCTGTATTTATGCGCAAAGACACAAAGACCAGTTTCCTGTGGAGAGTCCGGAACCTTCCGTACCCCAAAGAGGTCTACAACATTTCAGTGGAGCCTGATCAACGATGCTGCATCTTACGAACAAATAACAAAAA GTACTACAAGAAGTTTAATGTTCCTGATCTGAACCGAAGCCAGCTGCCATTGGATAGTTCCGCGCTCAACTTCACCCACGCCAATAACACGTTAATTGTCAGT TACAAGAAGCCCAAGGAGATATTAACGCTTGAGCACGAGCTACTCCGGGAGGTAAAGAAACTGAAGGGAACCAATGAAGGGGACGTCGACTGCAAAACTCAATGA
- the LOC120032835 gene encoding protein DPCD-like isoform X1: MAVQSWSALLKASTKTALIHDGIRKIHYLFTDGKEMAEEYDLTTDELIVRKWRSKSTLKGQGPWEIEVGEPVPSTVPCLESDVIKENCSNPVFMRKDTKTSFLWRVRNLPYPKEVYNISVEPDQRCCILRTNNKKYYKKFNVPDLNRSQLPLDSSALNFTHANNTLIVSYKKPKEILTLEHELLREVKKLKGTNEGDVDCKTQ, translated from the exons ATGGCTGTGCAGAGCTGGTCAGCTCTCCTAAAAGCATCCACGAAAACCGCTTTAATACACGATG GGATAAGGAAGATACACTATCTCTTTACAGATGGGAAAGAAATGGCAGAAGAATATGACTTGACAACAGATGAGCTCATTG TACGAAAGTGGCGTTCAAAAAGCACCTTGAAGGGACAGGGACCATGGGAGATAGAAGTCGGAGAGCCAGTCCCATCTACTGTACCCTGTTTGGAATCAGATGTTATCAAGGAAAACTGTTCAAAC CCTGTATTTATGCGCAAAGACACAAAGACCAGTTTCCTGTGGAGAGTCCGGAACCTTCCGTACCCCAAAGAGGTCTACAACATTTCAGTGGAGCCTGATCAACGATGCTGCATCTTACGAACAAATAACAAAAA GTACTACAAGAAGTTTAATGTTCCTGATCTGAACCGAAGCCAGCTGCCATTGGATAGTTCCGCGCTCAACTTCACCCACGCCAATAACACGTTAATTGTCAGT TACAAGAAGCCCAAGGAGATATTAACGCTTGAGCACGAGCTACTCCGGGAGGTAAAGAAACTGAAGGGAACCAATGAAGGGGACGTCGACTGCAAAACTCAATGA